A single window of Metallosphaera hakonensis JCM 8857 = DSM 7519 DNA harbors:
- a CDS encoding type II toxin-antitoxin system VapC family toxin translates to MTREGKKEIMRKVAEALSGLNVGFIHLDPGELHKVYDIAKRYGLDFEDAIHYYCSLSVNAEMISNDSDLKKLGTKF, encoded by the coding sequence TTGACCAGGGAGGGCAAGAAAGAAATTATGAGGAAAGTGGCAGAAGCGTTAAGTGGCTTAAACGTGGGGTTCATCCACCTGGACCCAGGAGAACTTCACAAGGTCTACGATATAGCTAAAAGATATGGCTTGGACTTTGAGGACGCTATACACTACTACTGCTCGCTGAGCGTCAACGCAGAAATGATAAGTAACGACTCTGACCTAAAGAAGTTGGGGACCAAGTTCTGA
- a CDS encoding AbrB/MazE/SpoVT family DNA-binding domain-containing protein: MKKERFLVRVDGKGRMVIPKDVRDKLNIIDKVEIIVEGNKIEILPKRSYRGMFKASLGSKDVDQVLREGLEERTKKWLKDTST; encoded by the coding sequence ATGAAAAAGGAACGTTTCTTGGTCAGGGTAGACGGAAAGGGTAGAATGGTCATCCCCAAGGACGTAAGGGATAAACTAAACATCATTGATAAAGTGGAAATAATCGTGGAGGGCAACAAAATAGAGATTCTACCTAAAAGGAGCTATAGAGGTATGTTTAAGGCAAGTTTGGGCTCTAAGGACGTTGATCAAGTATTGAGGGAAGGCCTTGAAGAGAGGACTAAAAAGTGGTTAAAGGATACTTCGACGTGA
- a CDS encoding FAD-binding protein, which yields MVRVIVSIKQVPDADDLRVDPVTNTLVREGVPAVVNPPDLHAIEEAVRIKERYGGKVTVITMGPPQGEQALRDALAMGADEAYLITDRAMAGADTWATSYTLFKAIQKLGGADLYLFGRRAVDGETEQVGPQTAKWLGIPVLGYVREVKELDDRHVVVVKSTEVEEVTMEAPVPAVLTILDTANKPREPDINSLIKAKTAKVPKLTKDDIGAEPNRIGLAGSPTKVIKVHPPPKTRNPEIKNAKDPGAIDWLVEKIRDSIKEDQSFTENYVKPNPKVKVSGEVWVYVDHVNGSPNQASFEIMAEARRIADLMSTNLGAVLIGDHVDSMIEMAFSHGADKVYHAVTKGFNYYDNDVFTQALSQLIRKYKPEAVMFPGTRNSRELASTTAIAVDTGLIADCTSFEVDEKGILNSTRPDFGGKEMSTIICPNSRPVMVTVRPGVFRPIRIQGKGDVVREEIEDLFTRFKVRERRTLERRNVLAEADVVVGVGRGIRDPSNIKLAEELASKLGGVVGVTKPLADSGWYPKDRQVGQTGVTIRPKLYIAIGLSGAVQHLVGISGARRVIAINNDPDAQIFNNSDYGLVGDLFEVVPELVRRL from the coding sequence ATGGTAAGAGTTATTGTCTCCATCAAACAGGTTCCAGATGCCGACGACTTGAGGGTTGATCCTGTGACCAATACTTTGGTTAGGGAAGGAGTACCAGCGGTGGTCAATCCTCCCGATCTGCACGCCATTGAAGAGGCTGTCAGGATTAAGGAAAGGTACGGAGGAAAGGTAACGGTTATTACCATGGGACCGCCGCAGGGAGAGCAAGCCCTTAGGGACGCTCTGGCCATGGGAGCGGACGAAGCTTACCTGATCACTGATAGGGCCATGGCTGGAGCGGATACGTGGGCCACCTCCTATACCCTGTTTAAGGCTATTCAGAAATTGGGGGGAGCGGACCTATACCTTTTCGGGAGGAGGGCAGTGGACGGTGAGACGGAACAGGTAGGTCCACAAACTGCCAAGTGGCTAGGAATCCCGGTCTTAGGTTACGTGAGGGAGGTAAAGGAGCTTGACGATAGGCACGTGGTGGTTGTGAAATCCACTGAGGTAGAAGAGGTGACAATGGAGGCGCCCGTTCCTGCAGTTCTCACCATTTTGGATACTGCCAACAAACCCAGGGAGCCGGACATCAACTCCTTAATCAAGGCCAAGACCGCCAAGGTACCCAAGTTAACCAAGGACGACATAGGGGCGGAACCCAATAGGATCGGACTGGCCGGTTCCCCAACTAAGGTCATAAAGGTTCATCCTCCGCCAAAGACCAGGAACCCGGAGATCAAGAACGCAAAGGACCCCGGTGCCATAGATTGGTTAGTGGAAAAGATAAGGGACTCCATCAAGGAGGATCAGAGTTTCACCGAGAATTACGTGAAGCCTAACCCAAAGGTTAAGGTTTCGGGGGAGGTTTGGGTCTACGTAGATCACGTCAATGGTTCCCCTAATCAGGCGTCCTTTGAGATTATGGCTGAAGCCAGGAGGATAGCTGACCTAATGTCCACCAATCTGGGAGCAGTGCTCATAGGCGATCACGTTGACTCCATGATCGAAATGGCTTTCAGTCACGGTGCTGACAAGGTCTATCATGCAGTAACCAAGGGCTTCAACTATTACGATAACGACGTGTTTACGCAGGCCCTCTCTCAGCTCATCAGGAAATATAAGCCTGAGGCGGTCATGTTCCCTGGGACTAGGAACTCGAGGGAATTGGCCTCAACCACGGCAATTGCAGTGGATACTGGACTCATAGCCGATTGCACTAGCTTTGAGGTGGATGAGAAGGGAATCCTGAACTCCACCAGACCTGACTTCGGTGGAAAGGAGATGTCAACCATAATCTGTCCCAACTCGAGGCCGGTAATGGTCACTGTGAGACCTGGAGTCTTTAGGCCAATAAGAATCCAGGGTAAGGGGGACGTGGTTAGGGAGGAGATTGAGGACCTGTTCACAAGGTTTAAGGTAAGGGAGAGGAGAACTCTCGAGAGGAGAAACGTGTTGGCGGAGGCGGACGTGGTAGTGGGAGTTGGAAGGGGAATACGTGACCCGTCCAACATCAAACTCGCTGAGGAGTTGGCGTCGAAGTTGGGAGGAGTGGTGGGCGTGACCAAGCCCTTAGCAGACTCTGGATGGTATCCCAAGGACAGACAAGTGGGTCAAACCGGAGTTACAATAAGGCCCAAACTTTACATTGCGATCGGTTTATCTGGAGCCGTTCAGCACTTGGTTGGAATTTCAGGAGCGAGAAGGGTCATCGCCATCAATAACGACCCAGATGCCCAGATTTTCAATAACTCTGACTACGGCTTAGTTGGAGATCTCTTTGAGGTTGTTCCGGAGCTGGTGAGGAGGCTATGA
- a CDS encoding NAD(P)/FAD-dependent oxidoreductase, translated as MMYDVIVVGAGPAGSAAAFKAAKMGARTLVVERGSEPGAKNVSGAMVRVEDLSLFDVKTLPAEREVKRVRLVLGGDLQVEIKPKERLVNVGRLKLDKWMASQAESAGALVITKTTALKVTPEGIITDRGPVSGKSIVLAEGANAILSIGSGLRRDLRPEETVQTVKEVYSLNKDEVNKRFGLTGDQEGIAVRYLFQDPVPGAGFLYTYRDSVAFGIGVHMSSLISHRIRPQDVLEEVKRSLGIQELVKGFSLREYSAKIIPENGFPSWRPCQGNVYLAGDALGLVNPITFNGIGPAVISGGLAGEHAVNGECHEYETSLLRDRIISQSVKVRPLVRELLNERVMRNYISMATNLSSSWVSGDLSMTPLKENSFTLLKHVLLLMGATS; from the coding sequence ATGATGTACGACGTTATCGTCGTGGGAGCCGGACCTGCAGGGAGTGCGGCCGCGTTTAAGGCGGCCAAAATGGGGGCCAGGACCCTAGTTGTGGAGAGGGGATCGGAGCCAGGTGCGAAGAATGTGTCAGGTGCCATGGTCAGAGTGGAGGATCTGAGTCTATTTGACGTGAAGACCTTACCAGCGGAGAGGGAGGTGAAGAGAGTGAGGCTAGTCCTTGGAGGAGACCTGCAGGTTGAGATTAAACCCAAGGAGAGATTGGTGAACGTGGGGAGGCTGAAACTGGATAAGTGGATGGCATCTCAGGCCGAGTCCGCGGGCGCGTTAGTGATAACTAAGACCACTGCACTCAAGGTGACTCCCGAGGGGATCATCACTGATAGGGGACCAGTGTCGGGAAAATCAATAGTCTTAGCTGAAGGTGCAAATGCCATCCTATCCATAGGTTCTGGGTTGAGGAGGGACCTCAGACCCGAGGAAACGGTTCAGACAGTGAAAGAGGTGTACTCGCTGAACAAGGACGAGGTAAACAAGCGTTTCGGACTCACTGGGGATCAGGAGGGAATCGCAGTCAGATACTTGTTCCAGGATCCTGTTCCAGGGGCGGGATTCCTTTATACCTACAGGGACTCCGTAGCCTTTGGAATAGGAGTTCACATGAGTTCCCTGATCTCCCACAGGATCAGACCTCAGGACGTCCTGGAGGAGGTGAAGAGGAGCCTGGGAATTCAGGAATTGGTTAAGGGCTTCTCACTTAGGGAGTACTCCGCGAAAATAATTCCGGAGAACGGGTTCCCGTCATGGAGGCCATGCCAAGGAAACGTCTATCTCGCCGGAGATGCGCTGGGTCTAGTGAACCCCATTACGTTTAACGGAATAGGACCTGCAGTCATATCAGGAGGATTAGCTGGGGAACATGCGGTCAATGGGGAGTGTCATGAGTACGAGACCTCTCTTCTGAGAGATAGGATAATCTCCCAATCGGTCAAAGTAAGGCCTCTTGTTAGGGAATTGCTCAATGAGAGGGTAATGAGGAACTACATATCCATGGCAACCAATCTATCATCGTCCTGGGTTTCGGGTGATCTCTCCATGACTCCATTGAAGGAGAACTCGTTTACCCTTCTAAAACACGTCTTACTTCTCATGGGGGCGACATCATGA
- a CDS encoding ferredoxin family protein, protein MRVEEKLYTLRYKRDEEPHLRIINPQQCLECEREYGQPQPCISVCPANVYSWNGEKLILSYENCVECGACRIACPFHNISWNYPRYGLGMSLRYG, encoded by the coding sequence ATGAGAGTTGAGGAGAAGCTTTACACCCTAAGGTATAAGAGGGACGAGGAGCCACATCTGAGAATAATCAATCCACAGCAATGTTTGGAGTGCGAGAGGGAATACGGTCAACCGCAACCCTGCATCTCTGTGTGTCCAGCCAACGTGTACTCTTGGAACGGTGAGAAATTAATCCTCTCATACGAGAACTGCGTGGAATGTGGTGCATGTAGAATAGCGTGCCCTTTCCACAACATCTCATGGAACTATCCCAGATACGGACTTGGAATGTCCTTAAGGTACGGTTAG
- a CDS encoding CBS domain-containing protein translates to MNVGQLVVKKIVSLPLTSTMREVAKTMRENDVSSVLLVDDMGGIVSIVTERDITKAVAEGMDYSTPATKLGNSPVISVERETSLVEALEVMGEKRIRHLVVTDEGKPLGVVSLREIANTLTVISYAETSY, encoded by the coding sequence ATGAATGTTGGACAATTAGTTGTGAAAAAGATCGTTTCTCTCCCTCTGACTTCCACCATGAGGGAGGTCGCTAAGACCATGAGGGAGAACGACGTGAGCTCAGTGTTATTGGTAGATGACATGGGGGGAATAGTCTCGATTGTAACTGAGAGAGACATAACAAAGGCAGTTGCGGAAGGAATGGACTATTCGACCCCAGCAACTAAGTTGGGCAATAGTCCTGTGATCTCTGTGGAAAGGGAAACCTCGTTAGTCGAGGCCTTAGAGGTAATGGGGGAGAAAAGAATAAGACACCTTGTAGTTACGGATGAGGGGAAGCCCTTGGGGGTAGTATCCCTAAGGGAGATAGCAAACACCTTGACAGTGATTTCATATGCGGAGACCTCCTACTAA
- a CDS encoding sugar porter family MFS transporter, translating into MKRDKNHKESLSYRSQITNEIYLDIIFYFLLGKFISNDSQRHAMPQRSKEGTFIVIATIITAIGSLLFGYDTGVISGAILFIKVQFSLSPAEEGFVVSAVLIGALVGAITGGPFTDRLGRKKVIIYSGVLFIIGALVPAIAVNVPMLVSGRIIAGLGVGTASFASPLYIAEVSPPKARGKLVSVSQLLITIGIVVSYLTDFVLAPSANWRAMFALAVIPGFALALGMFFMPESPRWLVAKTRINEAINVLKEIRDSGVDKEVEQIEKELAEEKKSWKELFSPVVKTALIIGVLLAIFQQVTGINTVIYYAPTILQLAGFSSASVSILGTVGIGIVNVIMTVIALSLIDKLGRRPLLIASLSGMTVTLFLLGYFFLIGSKSLSTVALLSLIGYVAFFAIGLGPVFWLLISEIFPLSVRGIASSFAAFVNWTANFVVALTFPDLIINIGKTYTFWVYGIVSIIAIIFIIRYVPETKGLSLEQIQALLAKKFRSDS; encoded by the coding sequence ATGAAAAGAGATAAAAATCACAAAGAATCCTTAAGTTACCGATCTCAAATCACTAATGAGATATATTTAGATATAATATTCTATTTCCTCTTAGGAAAATTTATTAGTAATGATTCTCAAAGACATGCAATGCCTCAGAGAAGTAAGGAAGGTACATTCATCGTAATTGCTACAATAATTACAGCTATAGGTAGTCTTTTATTTGGATATGATACTGGAGTTATTTCTGGGGCGATCCTTTTTATTAAGGTTCAGTTCTCACTAAGTCCCGCTGAAGAAGGATTCGTCGTTAGCGCGGTACTAATAGGAGCACTAGTGGGTGCAATAACTGGTGGTCCATTTACTGATAGATTAGGGAGAAAAAAGGTAATAATATATTCTGGAGTCCTTTTTATTATAGGAGCATTAGTTCCCGCAATTGCAGTAAACGTCCCGATGTTAGTTTCTGGTAGAATAATAGCCGGCTTAGGTGTGGGGACTGCTTCTTTCGCTTCACCATTATACATCGCGGAAGTGTCTCCCCCCAAGGCTAGAGGAAAATTGGTTTCTGTCTCGCAACTTCTCATTACTATTGGAATAGTTGTGTCGTATCTTACTGATTTTGTTTTAGCCCCATCTGCTAATTGGAGAGCAATGTTCGCATTAGCTGTTATTCCTGGTTTTGCCTTAGCTCTCGGAATGTTTTTCATGCCGGAAAGTCCTAGGTGGTTAGTGGCTAAAACAAGGATAAATGAAGCTATAAATGTTCTCAAAGAAATTAGAGATTCAGGAGTTGATAAAGAGGTAGAACAGATTGAAAAGGAACTTGCTGAGGAGAAGAAGAGCTGGAAAGAGCTATTCAGTCCTGTAGTCAAAACGGCGTTAATAATAGGTGTTCTTCTGGCAATATTTCAACAAGTTACTGGAATAAATACTGTAATATACTATGCACCGACCATTCTTCAGTTGGCAGGGTTCTCTTCAGCATCCGTTTCAATTTTAGGTACTGTAGGTATAGGCATTGTAAACGTGATTATGACAGTAATTGCGTTAAGTTTGATTGATAAACTGGGAAGAAGACCTTTATTGATAGCGAGTTTAAGTGGAATGACAGTTACGCTATTTCTTCTTGGATATTTCTTCTTAATTGGATCTAAATCATTAAGTACGGTAGCCTTGTTGAGCCTTATAGGTTATGTCGCGTTCTTTGCAATTGGTTTGGGACCGGTTTTCTGGCTATTGATTTCCGAAATATTTCCTTTGAGCGTTAGAGGCATTGCGAGTAGTTTTGCGGCGTTTGTAAACTGGACTGCAAACTTCGTTGTGGCGCTAACGTTTCCTGACCTTATAATTAATATAGGCAAGACATATACATTCTGGGTTTATGGAATAGTCAGTATAATTGCAATAATATTTATTATTAGATATGTTCCAGAAACCAAGGGTTTAAGTTTAGAGCAAATACAGGCTTTGCTTGCTAAAAAATTTCGAAGTGATAGCTAA
- a CDS encoding ArsR/SmtB family transcription factor — translation MDIYEAISNPVRRRILELLEVPMTFSELSNELALDSPSLSFHLRKLNGLVVKDQEGKYHLTDEGRRALGIIRGIDSSSMLKQVVVEYLGEVKLDNEYLLKLKGEGKKLVIRNVKKVDLTGVNSDLLSDVLEVMENVKTLLCTEETYSAIRDRIHGEVTRVQENERAKIKVKNDHGAEFHLGNFLSSILSIPRFNNLVTVYDDAITFTPDLEISLDGGMISLVKGSPHLLAQCHDIEDLDLSPGKIRADGCSLRIQYPDLRTLKIDVDGGKVSLKEVKVDSLDVEMDGGMVHLDLGNREGKIKIDGGKVDGRILYGKGNSSLSLDIEGGMADLTLSIPEGVGILTSSSLDLGLTSLPKPRQGREGTLIISTQVQGGLVKVKEGD, via the coding sequence ATGGATATATACGAAGCAATCTCGAATCCGGTAAGAAGGAGGATACTTGAGTTGTTGGAGGTCCCCATGACCTTCTCAGAACTTTCAAACGAGCTGGCACTGGATAGTCCCTCCCTATCCTTTCATCTTCGTAAGTTAAATGGGCTAGTCGTAAAGGATCAAGAGGGGAAATATCATCTGACAGATGAGGGGAGAAGGGCCTTAGGCATAATTCGAGGGATAGATTCATCGAGTATGTTGAAGCAGGTTGTTGTCGAGTATCTCGGTGAGGTTAAACTGGACAACGAATACCTCCTCAAGCTCAAGGGAGAGGGCAAGAAGTTAGTCATAAGGAACGTAAAGAAGGTAGACCTAACCGGAGTAAATTCCGATTTACTTTCCGACGTCTTGGAGGTAATGGAGAACGTGAAGACTCTCCTCTGCACCGAGGAGACGTACTCTGCCATTAGGGACAGGATTCACGGGGAAGTAACTAGAGTTCAGGAAAACGAGAGGGCGAAGATCAAGGTTAAGAACGATCACGGGGCCGAGTTTCATCTCGGGAACTTCCTGTCATCAATACTGAGCATACCGAGATTCAACAACCTAGTGACAGTGTATGACGACGCCATCACCTTCACTCCCGACCTTGAGATTTCCCTAGATGGAGGGATGATATCGCTGGTCAAGGGCTCACCTCACCTCCTTGCTCAATGCCACGACATAGAGGACTTGGACTTATCCCCGGGTAAAATCAGAGCGGACGGTTGTTCCCTTAGGATTCAATACCCTGACCTGAGGACTCTCAAGATTGATGTAGACGGGGGTAAAGTGTCACTGAAAGAGGTAAAGGTCGACTCGCTCGACGTGGAGATGGACGGGGGGATGGTACACCTCGATCTGGGGAACAGAGAGGGAAAGATCAAAATTGATGGAGGGAAGGTAGATGGTAGAATTCTCTACGGCAAAGGTAACAGCTCGCTTTCCCTAGATATCGAGGGAGGAATGGCCGATTTGACTCTCTCGATACCAGAGGGAGTGGGAATATTGACGTCCTCCTCACTGGACTTAGGACTGACCTCATTGCCCAAACCCAGACAAGGAAGGGAAGGAACCTTGATCATCTCGACTCAAGTCCAGGGCGGATTGGTGAAGGTCAAGGAGGGAGACTAA